The following is a genomic window from Micropterus dolomieu isolate WLL.071019.BEF.003 ecotype Adirondacks linkage group LG04, ASM2129224v1, whole genome shotgun sequence.
AAACATTAATAAGGATTAGATCTCCTAGGAGATCCTTGACCTGAAACATTTAGAGAATTTATGGTCACAGCATGCCATCTACACACAGGTGCTGAATTGCTCTCTTCACCACTCCTCTGATATCTCCTACAGGTGATGATGATGGGGAACTCCAAGATCGCCAGTTTGCTGTTGGAAAAAGGAGCAGATCCCAACGTGCAGGACAAACACGGGATAGCGCCCATCCATGATGCAGCCCGGACAGGATTCCTGGACACTGTGCAGGTTCTGGTGGAGTACGGCGCTTTGGTAAACATCCCGGACCAGAGTGGTGCCCTGCCTATCCACATCGCCATCCGAGAAGGCCACCGTGATGTCGTGGAGTTCTTGGCGCCACGGTCTGACCTGAAGCATGCCAACATCAGCGGTCAGACAGCGATAGACGTGGCCCGAGCTTCACGTGTGCCTGATATGATTGACTTGCTTTTCGCTCACATTCATAGTTAGTCAGAAGTCTGTGTGCGGGGTGCTTTCTGGGTGACCCTAACCTAACTTTTTTTGCTTCAAACCTGGTGACTTGAATTCATTGCTGTGTAAAggattctttattttttttttttttttttgtttgttaatagtGGCTCAGCATTAATATGTGACACAGGACATATTGTCTTGGCAGCTTATTTTCATTGGATAGGTGGCTATATAC
Proteins encoded in this region:
- the cdkn2d gene encoding cyclin-dependent kinase 4 inhibitor D, with the protein product MVLSQMDAGKALTAAAAKGNTSEVLRILEECRVHPDTLNEFGRTALQVMMMGNSKIASLLLEKGADPNVQDKHGIAPIHDAARTGFLDTVQVLVEYGALVNIPDQSGALPIHIAIREGHRDVVEFLAPRSDLKHANISGQTAIDVARASRVPDMIDLLFAHIHS